A single genomic interval of Juglans regia cultivar Chandler chromosome 1, Walnut 2.0, whole genome shotgun sequence harbors:
- the LOC118343851 gene encoding transmembrane protein 230-like yields the protein MASRRHVQYNALPTDEDDNYDDIARRQYDARFDYTPKALDKIPWKSIALALFLLFLGSVLLFLSYFIFTGHMGGEHSQAFGLLALGIISFLPGFYETRIAYYAWRNAKGYRFASIPDY from the exons ATGGCATCAAGACGCCATGTTCAGTACAATGCTCTCCCTACCGATGAAG ATGATAATTATGATGATATTGCGAGAAGACAGTACGACGCTCGGTTTGACTATACACCCAAAGCCTTGGATAAAATCCCATGGAAATCCATTGCCCTTGCCCTCTTCCTGCTGTTTCTTGGATCAGTGCTTCTCTTCCTTTCATATTTCATCTTCACAGGTCACATGGGAGGGGAGCACTCCCAGGCCTTCGGCCTTTTGGCCTTAGGAATTATCTCCTTCCTCCCAG GCTTTTATGAGACTCGAATTGCATATTATGCATGGAGGAATGCCAAAGGATATCGGTTTGCTTCCATTCCTGATTATTAA
- the LOC109012631 gene encoding cytochrome b561 and DOMON domain-containing protein At2g04850 — protein sequence MALLIFLISLLLSSYLHIVFSAHCTTVTATKTFHKCMTLPTQQASIAWTFHPHNATLDLVFFGTFISPSGWVGWGINPTSPEMTGTRALIAFPDPNSGQIVLLPYILDPTVKLQKNPLISRPLDTRLLSSSAILYGGKMATVHNGATIQIYATLKLVPNKTKIHHVWNRGLYVQGYSPTIHPTTSNDLSSIATIDVRSGSATAQHDNIKTLKTVHGVVNAISWGLILPIGALTARYLRHIQALGPAWFYAHAGMQLFAFFLGTVGFAIGIRLGELSPGVEYGLHRKLGFAAFCLGGLQTLALLFRPKTTNKFRKYWKSYHHFVGYSCVVLGVVNVFQGFEVMGESRSYAKLGYCLGLSTLLGVCIALEVNSWVIFCRKAKEEKLRREGLIGGSDKGSGTHI from the coding sequence ATGGCCCTCCTCATCTTCCTGATctccctcctcctctcttcctatCTGCATATTGTGTTTTCCGCCCATTGCACCACCGTCACCGCCACCAAAACTTTCCATAAATGCATGACACTCCCTACCCAACAAGCCTCCATAGCATGGACCTTCCATCCCCACAATGCTACTTTAGACCTTGTCTTCTTTGGTACCTTCATTTCACCCTCTGGCTGGGTTGGATGGGGCATCAATCCTACATCTCCTGAAATGACCGGAACCCGTGCCTTAATTGCCTTCCCCGACCCAAATTCTGGCCAAATTGTCCTACTACCGTACATCCTAGACCCAACTGTAAAACTCCAAAAGAATCCTCTAATATCTCGCCCCCTTGATACCCGCCTCCTATCTTCCTCTGCCATCTTGTATGGGGGGAAAATGGCCACAGTTCACAATGGTGCTACAATCCAAATCTACGCCACTTTGAAGCTTGTGCCAAACAAGACCAAAATCCACCACGTGTGGAACCGTGGACTCTATGTCCAAGGCTACTCACCGACCATCCATCCAACTACCTCTAACGATCTTTCCTCCATCGCCACCATAGATGTTCGGTCAGGTTCAGCCACTGCTCAGCACGACAACATCAAAACACTGAAAACCGTGCATGGTGTCGTAAACGCCATCTCATGGGGACTTATACTGCCTATTGGGGCCTTGACGGCACGCTACCTTAGGCACATACAAGCGCTAGGGCCCGCATGGTTTTATGCTCATGCAGGCATGCAACTTTTTGCATTTTTCCTAGGAACAGTGGGGTTTGCCATAGGAATTCGACTTGGGGAGCTGTCACCGGGCGTAGAATACGGGCTTCACAGGAAGCTCGGGTTTGCGGCATTTTGCCTAGGAGGGCTGCAGACACTTGCACTACTGTTTAGGCCCAAAACTACAAACAAGTTTAGGAAGTATTGGAAATCTTACCACCATTTTGTTGGGTATTCTTGTGTGGTGCTAGGGGTTGTgaatgtttttcaaggatttgaaGTAATGGGAGAGAGCAGGTCTTATGCTAAGCTAGGCTATTGTTTGGGGCTCTCTACCTTGCTTGGCGTCTGCATAGCTCTGGAGGTAAATTCTTGGGTGATCTTTTGTAGGAAAGCCAAGGAAGAGAAGCTGAGAAGAGAAGGACTGATTGGGGGATCTGATAAAGGGAGTGGAACCCATATATAG